Proteins from a genomic interval of Piscinibacter sp. HJYY11:
- a CDS encoding Rieske (2Fe-2S) protein codes for MRLCHIDELADGGSRGFDPHGEGRDTLLVVRQAGSLHAYVDSCPHHGTPMAWRKDAYLNAAGDRIVCAAHGAQFDIASGICTLGPCLGQSLTRVPVALTSRGEVHLAHPDPSHEETSP; via the coding sequence ATGCGCCTGTGCCACATCGATGAACTGGCCGACGGCGGCTCGCGCGGCTTCGACCCGCACGGCGAGGGCCGCGACACGCTGCTCGTGGTGCGGCAGGCCGGTTCGCTGCATGCGTACGTCGACTCCTGCCCGCACCACGGCACGCCGATGGCGTGGCGCAAGGACGCCTACCTCAACGCGGCGGGCGACCGCATCGTCTGTGCGGCGCATGGCGCACAGTTCGACATCGCCTCCGGCATCTGCACGCTCGGCCCGTGCCTCGGGCAATCGCTCACCCGCGTGCCCGTCGCCCTCACATCACGCGGCGAGGTCCACCTCGCCCACCCAGACCCATCCCACGAGGAGACTTCACCATGA
- a CDS encoding VOC family protein, with the protein MNIIGPDALVFGVDDLAACRQYLIDYGLTDAGHDRYEALDGTAVVLRAKDDPSLPPPMGTASMLRETVYGVADSATLDAIEAELRRDRDVARRDGVLRCIDDMGFALAFQVTVRRPLSLPGERVNAPGAAPQRPLNALGLPEEASVRPRSLSHVVYFVPDAAKAEGFYSRLGFVCTDRFTGVGPFLRPAGTQDHHTLFMIQTPPFMKGCEHFTFHMGGPTEVLLAGTRFVEKGYQSFWGPGRHRFGSNWFWYFNSPLGCHVEYDADMDLHDDAWSPREAPMGADASQLFLFQHRERWAPSGPPPGAGGGKHAGA; encoded by the coding sequence ATGAACATCATCGGACCCGACGCCCTCGTCTTTGGCGTCGACGACCTCGCCGCCTGCCGCCAGTACCTGATCGACTACGGACTGACGGACGCCGGCCACGACCGCTACGAAGCGCTGGATGGCACCGCTGTCGTGCTGCGCGCGAAGGACGACCCGTCGCTGCCGCCGCCGATGGGCACCGCCAGCATGCTGCGCGAAACCGTCTACGGCGTGGCCGACAGCGCGACGCTCGATGCCATCGAGGCCGAGCTGCGCCGCGACCGCGACGTGGCCCGCCGCGACGGCGTGCTGCGCTGCATCGACGACATGGGCTTCGCGCTCGCCTTCCAGGTGACGGTGCGCCGGCCGCTGTCGCTGCCCGGCGAACGGGTGAACGCCCCGGGCGCCGCGCCGCAGCGCCCGCTCAACGCGCTGGGCCTGCCGGAAGAGGCCTCGGTGCGGCCGCGCTCGCTGTCGCACGTCGTCTACTTCGTGCCCGATGCGGCCAAGGCCGAAGGGTTCTACAGCCGCCTCGGCTTCGTCTGCACCGACCGTTTCACCGGCGTGGGCCCCTTCCTGCGCCCGGCCGGCACGCAGGACCACCACACGCTCTTCATGATCCAGACGCCGCCCTTCATGAAGGGGTGCGAGCATTTCACCTTCCACATGGGCGGCCCGACCGAGGTGCTGCTCGCCGGCACGCGCTTCGTCGAGAAGGGCTACCAGAGCTTCTGGGGGCCGGGCCGCCACCGCTTCGGCAGCAACTGGTTCTGGTACTTCAACTCGCCGCTCGGCTGCCACGTCGAGTACGACGCCGACATGGACCTGCACGACGACGCCTGGTCGCCGCGCGAGGCACCGATGGGGGCCGATGCCTCGCAGCTCTTCCTCTTCCAGCACCGCGAGCGCTGGGCACCGAGCGGCCCGCCCCCCGGTGCCGGTGGCGGCAAGCACGCCGGTGCCTGA
- a CDS encoding S9 family peptidase has protein sequence MFKYFPTNYVWNLSVNLAIEMGARIGEIEEMCGPLHEAAKAPDAAGTKAFRETWVRMADKLCGLAEEDAARGRLLSAGEKYRRAASYLITAERLQAHDAPGRMDLYRRELALFLEGSRLMGDTVQRVEIPYEGKHLSALYVPAQGLKPGERAPVLVQLNGLDSTKEMKHLVGLPSWMAKRGVSSLVVDQPGTGEALRLQGLTARYDTEHWASRVVDWLETRDDVDPKRIGCEGVSLGGYYCPRAVAMEPRFACGVAWGANHDWRDVQKRRLEKEGDFPVPHYWAHVCWVWGAKDIDDFMRIAEDVHLDGVVEKIRVPFLVTHGEKDSQIPLKWAHRTYDQLVNSPKRELKIFSDREGGVQHASFDNSINAGHYIADWVAETLGGRLSASN, from the coding sequence ATGTTCAAGTACTTCCCCACCAACTACGTCTGGAACCTCTCGGTCAACCTCGCGATCGAGATGGGCGCCCGCATCGGCGAGATCGAAGAGATGTGCGGCCCGCTGCACGAGGCCGCGAAGGCGCCCGACGCCGCCGGCACCAAGGCCTTCCGCGAGACCTGGGTGCGCATGGCCGACAAGCTGTGCGGCCTGGCCGAAGAAGACGCCGCCCGTGGCCGACTGCTCTCGGCCGGCGAGAAATACCGCCGCGCCGCGAGCTACCTGATCACCGCCGAGCGCTTGCAGGCGCACGACGCGCCGGGCCGCATGGACCTCTACCGCCGAGAGCTGGCGCTCTTCCTCGAAGGCTCGCGCCTGATGGGCGACACGGTGCAGCGCGTCGAGATCCCCTACGAAGGCAAGCACCTGTCGGCGCTGTACGTGCCGGCGCAAGGGCTGAAGCCCGGTGAGCGCGCACCGGTGCTGGTGCAGCTCAACGGTCTCGATTCCACCAAGGAGATGAAGCACCTGGTCGGCCTGCCGTCGTGGATGGCCAAACGCGGCGTGTCGTCGCTCGTGGTCGACCAGCCCGGCACCGGCGAGGCGCTGCGCCTGCAGGGCCTCACCGCCCGTTACGACACCGAGCACTGGGCCTCGCGCGTGGTCGACTGGCTGGAAACGCGCGACGACGTGGACCCGAAACGCATCGGCTGCGAGGGCGTGTCGCTCGGCGGCTACTACTGCCCGCGCGCCGTGGCGATGGAGCCGCGTTTCGCCTGCGGCGTGGCCTGGGGCGCCAACCACGACTGGCGCGACGTGCAGAAGCGCCGACTCGAGAAGGAAGGCGACTTCCCCGTGCCGCACTACTGGGCCCACGTGTGCTGGGTCTGGGGCGCGAAGGACATCGACGACTTCATGCGCATCGCCGAAGACGTGCATCTCGACGGCGTGGTCGAGAAGATCCGCGTGCCTTTCCTCGTGACGCACGGCGAAAAGGATTCGCAGATCCCGCTCAAGTGGGCGCACCGCACCTACGACCAGCTCGTCAACAGCCCCAAGCGCGAACTCAAGATCTTCAGCGACCGCGAAGGCGGCGTGCAGCACGCGAGCTTCGACAACAGCATCAACGCCGGCCACTACATCGCCGACTGGGTGGCCGAGACGCTGGGCGGCCGCCTCTCGGCCTCGAACTGA
- a CDS encoding MMPL family transporter, with protein MSLASFKTHDTHGVTLDQFDRHSGSWVERLLFNHRAVVVWLCLAVTVLLGWQATRLQLNASFDKTIPASHPYIQNFLRHQSELSGLGNALRIAVAQPEGSIYDAKYLETLRRLSDEVFLLPGVDRARMKSLWTPSTRWVGVTEDGLEGGPVIPDGYDGSPRSLQALAANVARSGELGQLVARDERSSVVYVPLLAQGTDGQALDYAKLSGQLETLRGKYEAEGVRVHITGFAKIIGDLIDGVRSVLVFFAIAVAIATAMVFAYTRCVRSTALVVIASLVAVVWQLGLLPLLGYALDPYSILVPFLVFAIGMSHGAQKMNGIMQDVGRGTHKLVAARFTFRRLFLAGLTALLADAVGFAVLLVIHIQVIRELAIAASIGVAALIFTNLILLPVLLSYAGVSTRAAQRSLRAQAREAAGSASPWRWLERFTQRRWAGVTVAVALMLGTAGFIASLQLKIGDLDPGAPELRADSRYNRDVAFMTAAYGASSDVLAVMVKTPDGQCSRYETLSKVDTLEWELRQLDGVESINTLALLNRRVLAGLNEGNPRWYEFLPNQDMLNTVTAGAPRGLYNDACGLLTVYVFLRDHKAQTLARVVDHVEAFAKANDTADTKFLLAAGSAGIEAATNIVVKDAWRTMLLLVYGAVVLLCFITFRSWRAVVVAVLPLVLTSFLAEALMVGLGMGVKVATLPVIALGVGIGVDYALYILSVTLAQLREGRSLSEAYHHALLFTGKVVTLTGITLAVGVVTWVASPIKFQADMGVLLAFMFLWNMLGALVLLPALAHFLLPQAAGVQPSAAAPAHDSSTPEPRQFPQRAA; from the coding sequence GTGAGCCTGGCTTCCTTCAAGACGCACGACACGCACGGCGTGACGCTCGACCAGTTCGACCGCCACTCCGGCTCGTGGGTCGAGCGCCTGCTGTTCAACCACCGCGCGGTGGTCGTGTGGCTGTGCCTGGCGGTGACCGTGCTGCTGGGCTGGCAGGCCACGCGCCTGCAGCTGAACGCGAGCTTCGACAAGACCATCCCCGCAAGCCACCCCTACATCCAGAACTTCCTGCGCCACCAGTCGGAGCTGAGCGGCCTGGGCAATGCCTTGCGCATCGCCGTGGCGCAGCCCGAAGGCTCGATCTACGACGCGAAATACCTGGAGACACTGCGCCGCCTGAGCGACGAAGTGTTCCTGCTGCCCGGGGTTGACCGGGCGCGCATGAAGTCGCTGTGGACCCCGAGCACCCGCTGGGTCGGCGTGACCGAAGACGGCCTGGAAGGCGGCCCGGTGATCCCCGACGGCTACGACGGCTCGCCGCGCAGCCTGCAGGCGCTGGCCGCCAACGTGGCGCGCTCCGGCGAGCTGGGCCAGCTCGTGGCGCGCGACGAACGCTCCTCGGTGGTCTACGTGCCGCTGCTCGCGCAGGGCACGGATGGCCAGGCGCTCGACTACGCAAAGCTCTCCGGCCAGCTGGAGACGCTGCGCGGGAAATACGAAGCCGAAGGCGTGCGTGTGCACATCACCGGCTTCGCCAAGATCATCGGCGACCTCATCGACGGCGTGCGCTCGGTGCTGGTGTTCTTCGCCATCGCCGTGGCCATCGCCACCGCGATGGTGTTCGCCTACACGCGCTGCGTGCGCTCCACCGCGCTGGTGGTGATCGCCTCGCTGGTGGCGGTGGTCTGGCAGCTCGGCCTGCTGCCGCTGCTCGGCTACGCGCTCGACCCGTATTCGATCCTCGTGCCCTTTCTCGTGTTCGCCATCGGCATGAGCCACGGCGCGCAGAAGATGAACGGGATCATGCAGGACGTGGGCCGCGGCACGCACAAGCTCGTCGCCGCGCGCTTCACCTTCCGTCGCCTCTTCCTCGCCGGCCTGACCGCGCTGCTGGCCGATGCCGTGGGGTTCGCGGTGCTGCTCGTGATCCACATCCAGGTGATCCGCGAGCTGGCCATCGCCGCCTCCATCGGCGTGGCCGCGCTGATCTTCACCAACCTGATCCTGCTGCCGGTGCTCCTGAGCTACGCCGGCGTGAGCACACGGGCCGCGCAGCGCAGCCTGCGGGCGCAAGCGCGCGAAGCGGCGGGCAGCGCCTCGCCGTGGCGCTGGCTCGAACGTTTCACCCAACGGCGCTGGGCCGGCGTCACCGTCGCGGTGGCGCTCATGCTCGGCACGGCGGGCTTCATCGCGAGCCTGCAACTGAAGATCGGCGACCTCGACCCCGGCGCCCCCGAGCTGCGAGCCGACAGCCGATACAACCGCGACGTCGCCTTCATGACGGCCGCCTATGGCGCGTCCAGCGACGTGCTGGCCGTGATGGTGAAGACGCCCGACGGGCAATGCTCCCGCTACGAGACGCTGAGCAAGGTCGACACGCTGGAGTGGGAGCTGCGCCAGCTCGACGGCGTGGAGTCCATCAACACGCTGGCACTGCTCAACCGCCGCGTGCTCGCCGGCCTGAACGAAGGCAACCCGCGCTGGTATGAGTTCCTGCCCAACCAGGACATGCTCAACACCGTGACCGCCGGCGCGCCGCGTGGCCTCTACAACGACGCGTGCGGCCTGCTCACGGTCTACGTCTTCCTGCGCGACCACAAGGCGCAGACGCTGGCGCGCGTGGTCGACCACGTCGAGGCCTTCGCCAAGGCCAACGACACGGCCGACACGAAGTTCCTGCTCGCCGCCGGCTCGGCCGGCATCGAGGCTGCGACCAACATCGTCGTCAAGGACGCCTGGCGCACCATGCTCCTGCTGGTCTACGGTGCGGTGGTGCTGCTGTGCTTCATCACGTTCCGCTCGTGGCGTGCGGTGGTGGTGGCCGTGCTGCCACTGGTGCTGACCTCCTTCCTGGCCGAAGCGCTGATGGTCGGCCTGGGCATGGGGGTGAAGGTCGCCACGCTGCCGGTGATCGCGCTCGGCGTGGGCATCGGCGTCGACTACGCGCTCTACATCCTCTCGGTCACGCTCGCGCAGCTGCGCGAAGGGCGCAGCCTGTCCGAGGCCTACCACCACGCGCTGCTCTTCACCGGCAAGGTCGTCACGCTCACCGGCATCACGCTGGCGGTGGGCGTGGTGACCTGGGTCGCGAGCCCCATCAAGTTCCAGGCCGACATGGGCGTGCTGCTCGCTTTCATGTTCCTCTGGAACATGCTGGGGGCGCTCGTGCTGCTGCCGGCGCTGGCGCACTTCCTCCTGCCGCAGGCGGCCGGCGTACAGCCGAGCGCCGCCGCGCCGGCCCACGATTCCTCCACCCCCGAACCCCGTCAGTTCCCCCAACGGGCGGCCTGA
- a CDS encoding DUF1329 domain-containing protein: protein MSHITRGLALVALVAASAAQAGVTPEEAAKLKTTLTPFGAEKAGNADGSIPAWNGGYTTPIPGFKNGGRRGDPFANEKPLYSVTADNLAQHAGKLSEGTVALLKKYPKTFRLDVYKTHRTAAAPQWVYDNTFKNATTARLEGHVLKGAFGGIPFPIPKTGEEMMANNDLHWRGEAWQNDFRGYLGTASGQRVLSVEATGDWQMPYYAQGQQDKFNGDFWLIRLVNSGPPVRAGEALVGRQNLDADKTATWVYLTGQRRVRKLPNACCDTPTPASSGVASFDEVDVFGGRTDRFNWKIVGKQELLIPYNSNRLHTPTKDSDVLLPHHFNPDHVRWELHRVWVVEANLKPGQRHQAPRSRYYLDEDTWVAVLGDRWDAKGQLWKTLWAHPVVMPDLPATTPQQQWGFHDLLSGAWYASGVVNERNTHYRIVPRRPDSFFTPDAMAGDGVR, encoded by the coding sequence ATGTCACATATCACAAGAGGCCTTGCACTGGTCGCCCTCGTCGCCGCGTCGGCAGCACAGGCCGGCGTCACGCCCGAAGAAGCCGCCAAGCTGAAGACCACGCTCACGCCCTTCGGCGCCGAGAAGGCCGGCAACGCCGACGGCAGCATCCCCGCCTGGAACGGCGGCTACACCACGCCCATTCCCGGCTTCAAGAACGGCGGCCGCCGTGGCGACCCGTTCGCGAACGAGAAGCCGCTCTACTCGGTGACCGCCGACAACCTGGCGCAGCACGCCGGCAAGCTGAGCGAGGGCACGGTGGCCCTGCTCAAGAAGTACCCCAAGACCTTCCGGCTCGACGTCTACAAGACCCACCGCACCGCCGCCGCGCCGCAATGGGTCTACGACAACACCTTCAAGAACGCGACCACCGCCAGGCTGGAAGGCCACGTGCTCAAGGGTGCGTTCGGCGGCATCCCCTTCCCCATCCCGAAGACGGGCGAGGAGATGATGGCCAACAACGACCTGCACTGGCGCGGCGAGGCCTGGCAGAACGATTTCCGCGGCTACCTCGGCACCGCCAGCGGCCAGCGCGTGCTCTCGGTCGAGGCGACGGGCGACTGGCAGATGCCGTACTACGCGCAAGGCCAGCAGGACAAGTTCAACGGCGACTTCTGGCTGATCCGCCTCGTCAACTCGGGCCCGCCGGTGCGTGCCGGCGAAGCCCTTGTCGGCCGCCAGAACCTCGATGCCGACAAGACCGCCACCTGGGTCTACCTCACCGGCCAGCGCCGCGTGCGCAAGCTGCCCAACGCGTGCTGCGACACCCCCACGCCGGCGTCGAGCGGCGTCGCGAGCTTCGACGAGGTCGACGTGTTCGGCGGCCGCACCGACCGCTTCAACTGGAAGATCGTCGGCAAGCAAGAACTGCTGATCCCCTACAACAGCAACCGCCTGCACACGCCGACGAAGGACAGCGACGTCCTCCTGCCCCACCACTTCAACCCCGACCACGTGCGCTGGGAGCTGCACCGCGTGTGGGTGGTCGAGGCCAACCTCAAGCCGGGCCAGCGCCACCAGGCACCGCGCAGCCGTTACTACCTCGACGAAGACACCTGGGTGGCCGTGCTCGGCGACCGCTGGGATGCCAAGGGCCAGTTGTGGAAGACGCTGTGGGCCCACCCCGTCGTGATGCCCGACCTGCCGGCCACCACGCCGCAGCAGCAATGGGGCTTCCATGATCTGCTGTCGGGTGCGTGGTACGCGAGCGGCGTCGTCAACGAACGCAACACGCACTACCGCATCGTGCCGCGCCGGCCCGACAGCTTCTTCACCCCCGACGCCATGGCCGGCGACGGCGTGCGCTGA
- a CDS encoding DUF1302 domain-containing protein, with the protein MLHFTPASPKPPLRLSALTIAAMACVNAQALEFDTGDSGLKLRWDNTVKYSAAARVKKADPGLSQTRFGPGGVVGPNNLNQDDGDNNFSRGIVSNRLDLLSELDASYGNVGARVSGAAWYDAVYNRGNQNRTTTANHTPGNEFPEETREVMGRKAEVLDAFVFGKLQLGEVPVSARLGRHTLLWGESLFFGANGIAGGMAPLDLPKLLSVPNSQFKEIARPTGKLSMQVQLSSAVTVGAYVPYEWQKTRLMPAGAYLSGSDSLGPGAERINAGPTGTFVREADLEARDSGQGGVQLRWRLDALDADLGLYAIRYHATTPSNIWTTMNGAPPALTARSFRWVYHEGVRAYGVSLAKTVGDWSLAGEASIRQNTPLASSGRTIIPAIGVGTGFNNSDNPGYAVGESAHVQFSWLASLGPSVLFNEASFLGEIAWNQRLKVTKNEAALNPNADRSATALRVVFSPTYRQVAPGLDLSPSLGLGYGFGKSSAVGPGFAVDHGGDLTLGLGGVWLGRWNANLSYVHFLGKAKPTLDNANNAQYEQALKDRSFLSFSLRTTF; encoded by the coding sequence ATGCTTCACTTCACCCCTGCTTCCCCCAAGCCGCCGCTTCGCCTGTCGGCCCTGACCATCGCGGCCATGGCCTGCGTCAACGCGCAGGCCCTCGAGTTCGACACCGGAGACTCCGGCCTCAAGCTGCGCTGGGACAACACGGTCAAGTACAGCGCCGCGGCGCGCGTCAAGAAGGCGGATCCCGGCCTTTCGCAGACGCGGTTCGGCCCCGGCGGTGTCGTCGGCCCGAACAACCTCAACCAGGACGACGGCGACAACAACTTCAGCCGCGGCATCGTCTCCAACCGGCTCGACCTGCTGAGCGAACTCGATGCGAGCTACGGCAACGTCGGCGCCCGCGTGAGCGGCGCAGCGTGGTACGACGCGGTCTACAACCGCGGCAACCAGAACCGCACCACCACGGCCAACCACACCCCCGGCAACGAGTTCCCGGAGGAGACACGCGAGGTCATGGGCCGCAAGGCCGAGGTGCTCGACGCCTTCGTCTTCGGCAAGCTGCAGCTCGGCGAGGTGCCGGTCAGCGCACGCCTCGGCCGCCACACCCTGCTGTGGGGCGAGAGCCTCTTCTTCGGCGCGAACGGCATCGCCGGCGGCATGGCGCCGCTCGACCTGCCCAAGCTGCTGTCGGTCCCCAACTCGCAGTTCAAGGAGATCGCGCGGCCCACCGGCAAGCTGTCGATGCAGGTGCAGTTGTCGTCTGCCGTGACCGTCGGCGCGTACGTGCCCTACGAGTGGCAGAAGACACGGCTGATGCCGGCCGGCGCCTATCTCTCCGGCAGCGACTCGCTCGGCCCCGGCGCCGAGCGCATCAACGCCGGCCCGACCGGCACCTTCGTGCGCGAGGCCGACCTCGAAGCCCGGGACAGCGGCCAGGGTGGCGTGCAGTTGCGCTGGCGCCTCGACGCGCTCGACGCCGACCTCGGCCTCTACGCCATCCGCTACCACGCCACCACGCCCAGCAACATCTGGACGACGATGAACGGCGCACCGCCGGCGCTCACCGCCCGCAGCTTCCGCTGGGTCTACCACGAGGGCGTGCGCGCTTACGGTGTGAGCCTGGCGAAGACGGTGGGCGACTGGAGCCTCGCCGGCGAAGCCTCGATCCGCCAGAACACGCCGCTCGCCAGTTCCGGGCGCACGATCATCCCGGCCATCGGGGTGGGCACGGGTTTCAACAATTCCGACAACCCGGGCTATGCGGTCGGTGAAAGCGCGCATGTGCAGTTCTCGTGGCTCGCGAGCCTCGGCCCCAGCGTGCTCTTCAATGAGGCGAGCTTCCTCGGCGAAATCGCCTGGAACCAGCGCCTCAAGGTCACGAAGAACGAAGCCGCACTGAACCCCAACGCCGACCGCTCGGCCACCGCGCTGCGCGTCGTGTTCTCGCCGACCTACCGGCAGGTGGCCCCTGGCCTCGACCTGTCGCCGAGCCTCGGCCTCGGCTATGGCTTCGGCAAGTCGTCGGCGGTGGGCCCCGGCTTCGCGGTGGACCACGGTGGCGACCTGACCCTCGGCCTCGGTGGCGTCTGGCTCGGCCGCTGGAACGCCAACCTGAGCTACGTGCACTTCCTGGGCAAGGCCAAGCCCACCCTCGACAACGCGAACAACGCCCAGTACGAGCAGGCGCTGAAGGACCGCAGTTTCCTCAGCTTCTCCCTGCGCACCACTTTCTGA